Proteins from one Syngnathus scovelli strain Florida chromosome 17, RoL_Ssco_1.2, whole genome shotgun sequence genomic window:
- the asb10 gene encoding ankyrin repeat and SOCS box protein 10 isoform X2, which produces MAYAAPKVKWRKPKTFRNDVIATAKATGCVQRFWNSLLVGDELTLASIADDDEYAYLIDATYDTSDIDEWTNFRYNYRSLRLWSLTYEQELTTPLHITAGRGFTECLKLLLQRGANVDLAPGGITALHESCVRCEPECTRLLLVHGADANAVSDDGHMPLHLCSNPESIECAKHLLQYGAAINARTADEDDTPLHVAARNGLTDHVELYLRYGAVADKKNHEGLTPLNAACSQPQELQDLQRYFGLCRVLMKAGADIRTMDQDRHTPLHMACKNANADLVELLLANGASVNEMDYGGEAPMHNILKVVCYKLAHSPERVVRALLNHGSIRVWPGALPKVLKHCSQSPRTIEVLLNAYSQLKVTDTWVESVPPEVFEEHREFYESVFSLARTPRSLQHLSRCKLRVFLEGRLDKVVPRLDLPTIIKNYLLLDYRGYIH; this is translated from the exons ATGGCTTACGCGGCACCAAAGGTGAAGTGGCGCAAGCCAAAGACGTTCCGCAACGACGTGATCGCCACAGCCAAGGCCACAGGTTGCGTCCAGCGCTTTTGGAACTCGCTGCTGGTGGGCGACGAGCTGACGCTGGCTAGCATAGCGGACGATGACGAGTACGCTTACTTGATTGACGCCACTTATGACACCAGCGATATAGATGAGTGGACCAACTTCAGATATAACTACAGGAGCTTGA GGCTTTGGTCGCTGACATACGAGCAGGAGCTGACGACGCCGCTTCACATTACGGCCGGACGAGGCTTCACCGAGTGCCTGAAACTGCTTCTGCAACGGGGAGCCAATGTAGACCTAGCGCCGGGCGGCATCACCGCCTTGCACGAGTCCTGCGTCCGCTGCGAACCAGAGTGTACCAGATTGCTGCTGGTCCACGGCGCCGACGCCAACGCTGTCTCGGATGACGGCCATATGCCTCTCCACTTGTGCTCCAACCCCGAGTCCATTGA ATGTGCCAAGCACCTCCTTCAATACGGCGCCGCCATTAACGCACGCACTGCGGACGAAGACGACACTCCCTTGCACGTGGCAGCCAGGAACGGGCTGACGGATCACGTGGAGCTCTACCTGCGCTACGGCGCCGTCGCGGACAAAAAGAACCACGAAGGCCTCACGCCGCTGAACGCCGCCTGCTCCCAGCCGCAGGAGCTGCAGGACCTCCAGCGCTACTTCGGCTTGTGCCGGGTTCTAATGAAGGCGGGGGCCGACATCCGCACGATGGACCAGGACAGACACACGCCCCTGCACATGGCGTGCAAGAATGCCAACGCGGACTTGGTGGAGCTGCTGTTGGCTAACGGGGCTAGCGTTAACGAAATGGACTACGGTGGGGAAGCCCCCATGCACAACATCCTCAAAGTGGTTTGCTACAAACTTGCCCATAGTCCCGAGAGGGTTGTCCGAGCTCTGCTCAACCACGGCTCCATCCGAGTGTGGCCGGGAGCGCTTCCCAAG GTTCTGAAGCACTGCTCTCAATCTCCACGCACCATCGAAGTGCTGCTCAACGCCTACAGTCAACTTAAAGTCACCGACACCTGGGTCGAGTCTGTACCCCCTGAGGTCTTTGAG gagcACCGGGAGTTCTACGAGTCGGTCTTCTCCCTGGCACGGACTCCTCGTTCCCTGCAGCACTTATCACGCTGCAAACTGAGGGTCTTCCTTGAGGGGAGACTTGACAAAGTGGTACCTAGACTAGACCTGCCCACCATTATTAAGAACTATTTGCTTTTGGATTACAGAGGTTATATCCACTAA
- the gbx1 gene encoding homeobox protein GBX-1: protein MQRPGGQGTAFSIDSLIGTPQPRPGHLLYTGYPMFMPYRPLVIPQALSHSPLSSGIPPLAPLASFAGRLTNTFCASLGQGVPSMVALTTTMPNFSDPPDTFYPPQELPGPRLSAAEPGARRQESPHSDELHGREKSSELLNFSESFQTISGETKLYSSDDEKADLKSAEAACSDRDDSSADSENESFSDGNTCGPLSQKAKLKLGPHDALPPGASSAGKSRRRRTAFTSEQLLELEKEFHCKKYLSLTERSQIAHALKLSEVQVKIWFQNRRAKWKRIKAGNVNNRSGEPVRNPKIVVPIPVHVNRFAVRSQHQQIEQGTRP, encoded by the exons ATGCAGCGACCAGGAGGGCAAGGCACTGCTTTTTCCATCGATTCCCTCATAGGGACCCCCCAGCCCAGACCGGGACACCTGCTCTACACGGGCTACCCCATGTTCATGCCCTACAGACCCCTGGTCATCCCGCAGGCCTTGTCCCACTCGCCTCTCTCCTCCGGGATTCCTCCGCTGGCCCCGTTGGCTTCTTTCGCGGGGCGCCTCACGAACACCTTCTGCGCAAGCTTGGGCCAAGGCGTGCCATCCATGGTGGCGCTCACCACCACCATGCCCAACTTCTCCGACCCGCCGGACACCTTTTACCCGCCCCAGGAGCTGCCGGGCCCGCGTCTAAGCGCGGCCGAGCCCGGCGCGAGAAGGCAGGAAAGCCCGCACTCGGACGAGCTGCACGGTCGGGAGAAAAGCTCCGAGTTGCTTAACTTCTCGGAAAGTTTTCAGACGATATCAG gCGAGACCAAGCTGTACAGTTCAGACGACGAGAAAGCGGACCTAAAGTCCGCCGAGGCCGCGTGCAGCGACCGGGATGACAGCTCGGCGGACAGCGAGAACGAAAGCTTCTCGGACGGCAACACCTGCGGCCCCCTGTCGCAGAAGGCCAAACTGAAACTCGGGCCCCACGACGCGCTGCCACCCGGCGCCTCCTCTGCAGGGAAGAGCCGCCGGAGACGAACCGCGTTCACCAGCGAGCAGCTGCTCGAACTGGAGAAGGAGTTCCACTGCAAAAAGTACCTTTCGCTCACCGAGCGCTCACAAATCGCGCATGCGCTCAAGCTGAGCGAAGTCCAGGTAAAGATCTGGTTCCAGAACCGCCGCGCTAAGTGGAAACGCATCAAGGCCGGCAACGTTAACAACCGCTCGGGGGAGCCCGTGAGGAACCCCAAAATTGTGGTGCCCATCCCAGTGCACGTCAACAGGTTCGCCGTACGGAGCCAGCACCAGCAGATAGAACAAGGGACGCGGCCGTGA
- the asb10 gene encoding ankyrin repeat and SOCS box protein 10 isoform X1, with amino-acid sequence MSRGSFVFSSNALRSLQLDEDMLERLDYKRCMASHHLLSYALKKEARDRTPLRVNVTPRPYVCRDVVIQNALYTGNLEAMQRLFPRGSSAGLIIEPQGGEMRWVARGEGLWSLTYEQELTTPLHITAGRGFTECLKLLLQRGANVDLAPGGITALHESCVRCEPECTRLLLVHGADANAVSDDGHMPLHLCSNPESIECAKHLLQYGAAINARTADEDDTPLHVAARNGLTDHVELYLRYGAVADKKNHEGLTPLNAACSQPQELQDLQRYFGLCRVLMKAGADIRTMDQDRHTPLHMACKNANADLVELLLANGASVNEMDYGGEAPMHNILKVVCYKLAHSPERVVRALLNHGSIRVWPGALPKVLKHCSQSPRTIEVLLNAYSQLKVTDTWVESVPPEVFEEHREFYESVFSLARTPRSLQHLSRCKLRVFLEGRLDKVVPRLDLPTIIKNYLLLDYRGYIH; translated from the exons ATGTCGCGAGGCAGCTTCGTCTTCTCATCTAACGCTTTACGCTCGCTCCAACTGGACGAGGACATGCTGGAGAGGCTCGACTACAAGCGGTGCATGGCCTCCCACCATCTGCTGAGTTATGCTCTGAAGAAGGAGGCCCGGGACAGGACACCTTTGAGGGTCAACGTCACGCCGAGGCCGTACGTGTGCCGAGACGTGGTTATCCAAAACGCTCTGTACACGGGCAACCTGGAGGCTATGCAGCGCCTCTTTCCTCGAGGATCCTCCGCCGGTCTCATCATCGAGCCGCAGGGCGGCGAGATGCGCTGGGTGGCCCGGGGGGAGG GGCTTTGGTCGCTGACATACGAGCAGGAGCTGACGACGCCGCTTCACATTACGGCCGGACGAGGCTTCACCGAGTGCCTGAAACTGCTTCTGCAACGGGGAGCCAATGTAGACCTAGCGCCGGGCGGCATCACCGCCTTGCACGAGTCCTGCGTCCGCTGCGAACCAGAGTGTACCAGATTGCTGCTGGTCCACGGCGCCGACGCCAACGCTGTCTCGGATGACGGCCATATGCCTCTCCACTTGTGCTCCAACCCCGAGTCCATTGA ATGTGCCAAGCACCTCCTTCAATACGGCGCCGCCATTAACGCACGCACTGCGGACGAAGACGACACTCCCTTGCACGTGGCAGCCAGGAACGGGCTGACGGATCACGTGGAGCTCTACCTGCGCTACGGCGCCGTCGCGGACAAAAAGAACCACGAAGGCCTCACGCCGCTGAACGCCGCCTGCTCCCAGCCGCAGGAGCTGCAGGACCTCCAGCGCTACTTCGGCTTGTGCCGGGTTCTAATGAAGGCGGGGGCCGACATCCGCACGATGGACCAGGACAGACACACGCCCCTGCACATGGCGTGCAAGAATGCCAACGCGGACTTGGTGGAGCTGCTGTTGGCTAACGGGGCTAGCGTTAACGAAATGGACTACGGTGGGGAAGCCCCCATGCACAACATCCTCAAAGTGGTTTGCTACAAACTTGCCCATAGTCCCGAGAGGGTTGTCCGAGCTCTGCTCAACCACGGCTCCATCCGAGTGTGGCCGGGAGCGCTTCCCAAG GTTCTGAAGCACTGCTCTCAATCTCCACGCACCATCGAAGTGCTGCTCAACGCCTACAGTCAACTTAAAGTCACCGACACCTGGGTCGAGTCTGTACCCCCTGAGGTCTTTGAG gagcACCGGGAGTTCTACGAGTCGGTCTTCTCCCTGGCACGGACTCCTCGTTCCCTGCAGCACTTATCACGCTGCAAACTGAGGGTCTTCCTTGAGGGGAGACTTGACAAAGTGGTACCTAGACTAGACCTGCCCACCATTATTAAGAACTATTTGCTTTTGGATTACAGAGGTTATATCCACTAA